From a region of the Gossypium raimondii isolate GPD5lz chromosome 10, ASM2569854v1, whole genome shotgun sequence genome:
- the LOC105777240 gene encoding uncharacterized protein LOC105777240 isoform X1: protein MESRSRLSSMLSYAIFLVTLSGLATLSDSTQQAFKRDPGLPHWHHSAFLEVRDSVRSDVRRTLHTRAEVPFQVPLEVNVVLIGLNGDGGYRYNVDSQKLEEFLRVSFPSHRPSCLETEEPLDIEHHVVYNTFPAGQPELIALEKALKGVMVPAGSAREPDFGREVPLFEVEATAVEPVFQKLYSYIFDIKSGGYSAKEMDRPVPTAIFIVNFDKVRMDPRNKEVDLDSLMYSKLTPLTNEEMKQQEGDYIYRYRYNGGGASQVWLSSGRFVVIDLSAGPCTYGKIETEEGSVSPRTLPRIRSILFPGGLASVSNRATHDNFMGHLAALVATTVEHVIAPDVRFETVDLTTRLLIPIIILQNHNRYNIMVKGHNYSIDIEAIEAEVKKLVHDDQEVVIIGGSHALHHHEKLAIAVSKAMRGHSLQETKRDGRFHVHTKTYLDGAILKEEMERSADVLAAGLLEMADPSLSNKFFLRQQHWMDESENSTDSVLKHKPLWASYNSKVGKDKKKKKQKKKGDLHPTYGTRVIPVFVLSLADVDPQLMMEDEGFVWTGNDVVIVLEHQSPNIPLSYVSETERRHAIPSQAQRHIVAGLASAVGGLSAPYEKASHVHERPVVNWLWAAGCHPFGPFSNTSRISQMLQDVALRNTIYARVDSALRTIRDTSEAVQSFAAEYLKTPLGEPVKGKKNKSTTELWLEKFYKKTTNLPEPFPHELVERLEKYLDNLEEQLVDLSSLLYDHRLQDAHLNSSDILQSTMFTQQYVENVLTSERERMRCCNIEFKYLMHSSQTFVYGGILLAGFFVYFIVIFFSSPPGQ, encoded by the exons ATGGAATCGAGATCGAGGTTATCGTCTATGTTATCATATGCGATATTTCTCGTTACACTCAGTGGACTCGCAACTCTCTCCGATTCTACTCAACAAGCGTTCAAAAGAGACCCCGGCCTCCCTCACTGGCACCATAGCGCATTCCTCGAAGTTCGCGACAGCGTCCGATCCGATGTTCGCCGCACGCTCCACACGCGTGCTGAG GTTCCATTTCAGGTTCCGCTCGAGGTGAATGTGGTGCTAATTGGTCTCAATGGAGATGGTGGCTATCGGTACAATGTCGATTCACAGAAATTGGAGGAGTTTCTGAGAGTTAGCTTTCCCTCTCATAGGCCTTCCTGTCTCGAGACCGAGGAGCCCCTTGATATCGAACATCATGTTGTTTATAACACATTTCCT GCAGGACAGCCAGAATTGATTGCGCTTGAGAAGGCACTGAAGGGGGTCATGGTTCCTGCTGGTTCTGCAAGAGAG CCTGATTTTGGGAGAGAGGTGCCCCTATTTGAGGTGGAAGCAACAGCTGTGGAGCCAGTATTCCAAAAgctatattcatatatatttgacATCAAAAGTGGGGGATATTCTGCTAAAGAGATGGATAGACCTGTGCCAACTGCTATATTTATTGTTAACTTCGACAAG GTCAGAATGGATCCTAGGAATAAAGAGGTTGATCTTGATAGTTTGATGTATAGCAAACTTACCCCACTGACTAATGAAGAAATGAAACAACAAGAGGGAGACTACATATATCGATATCGATACAATGGAGGAGGAGCGTCTCAAGTTTGGCTTAGCTCTGGAAG GTTTGTTGTGATTGACCTATCGGCTGGCCCTTGTACTTACGGGAAGATTGAAACTGAAGAAGGAAGTGTCAGTCCTAGAACATTGCCACGAATACGGAGTATCTTATTTCCAGGGGGTTTGGCTTCTGTCAGTAATCGTGCTACTCATGATAATTTCATGGGACATCTTGCTGCCTTGGTAGCAACCACAGTTGAGCATGTTATAGCTCCAGATGTTCG GTTTGAAACTGTTGATCTGACGACAAGGCTGCTTATACCTATTATTATCCTCCAAAACCATAACCGGTATAATATTATGGTAAAAGGTCATAATTACAGCATAGATATTGAAGCAATTGAAGCAGAG gTGAAGAAGTTGGTTCATGATGACCAAGAAGTAGTGATTATAGGGGGGTCACATGCACTGCACCATCATGAGAAGTTGGCTATTGCTGTGTCAAAAGCTATGCGTGGCCATTCCTTGCAAGAAACAAAGAGGGATGGGCGCTTCCATGTTCATACGAAGACATATCTTGATGGTGCCATTCTTAAAGAA GAGATGGAACGTTCTGCAGATGTGCTTGCTGCAGGTTTACTTGAAATGGCTGACCCATCTCTTTCAAATAAGTTTTTCCTTCGCCAG CAGCATTGGATGGATGAATCCGAGAATTCAACTGATTCGGTTCTGAAGCATAAACCTCTATGGGCTAGTTACAACTCGAAAGTTGGCAaggataagaaaaagaaaaaacagaagaaaaaaggCGATCTGCACCCAACTTATGGAACTAGAGTTATTCCTGT CTTTGTGCTATCATTGGCTGATGTTGATCCACAACTTATGATGGAAGATGAAGGCTTTGTTTGGACTGGAAATGATGTTGTCATAGTACTTGAGCACCAAAGTCCAAATATACCGCTGAG TTATGTTTCTGAGACTGAGAGAAGGCATGCTATTCCATCACAAGCACAGCGCCATATTGTAGCAGGGCTTGCTTCTGCTGTGGGTGGTTTGAGTGCACCATATGAAAAAGCTTCTCATGTACATGAAAGACCTGTTGTGAATTGGCTCTGGGCTGCGGGTTGTCACCCGTTTGGACCATTCTCAAATACATCTCGAATTAGTCAAATGCTTCAGGATGTTGCGCTG AGAAATACGATTTATGCACGTGTAGATTCTGCTCTCAGAACCATTCGTGATACATCTGAG GCTGTCCAATCTTTTGCTGCTGAATATTTAAAAACCCCACTTGGTGAACCTGTGAAGGGAAAGAAGAACAAGTCGACTACTGAACTATGGCTGGAGAAGTTTTACAAGAAAACAACAAACCTGCCTGAACCGTTCCCGCATGAATTAGTTGAGCGATTAGAGAAATACTTGGAT AACCTTGAGGAGCAACTCGTTGATCTTTCTTCTTTGTTATATGACCATCGACTACAAGATGCACATTTGAATAGTTCAGACATCCTTCAAAGCACCATGTTTACACAGCA GTACGTTGAGAATGTTTTGACAAGCGAGAGGGAGAGAATGAGATGCTGTAATATCGAATTCAAATACCTGATGCATTCTTCCCAAACTTTCGTCTATGGAGGAATTCTTCTTGCTGGGTTCTTTGTATATTTCattgtcattttcttttcatcacCCCCCGGTCAATGA
- the LOC105777240 gene encoding uncharacterized protein LOC105777240 isoform X2, whose product MESRSRLSSMLSYAIFLVTLSGLATLSDSTQQAFKRDPGLPHWHHSAFLEVRDSVRSDVRRTLHTRAEVPFQVPLEVNVVLIGLNGDGGYRYNVDSQKLEEFLRVSFPSHRPSCLETEEPLDIEHHVVYNTFPAGQPELIALEKALKGVMVPAGSAREPDFGREVPLFEVEATAVEPVFQKLYSYIFDIKSGGYSAKEMDRPVPTAIFIVNFDKVRMDPRNKEVDLDSLMYSKLTPLTNEEMKQQEGDYIYRYRYNGGGASQVWLSSGRFVVIDLSAGPCTYGKIETEEGSVSPRTLPRIRSILFPGGLASVSNRATHDNFMGHLAALVATTVEHVIAPDVRFETVDLTTRLLIPIIILQNHNRYNIMVKGHNYSIDIEAIEAEVKKLVHDDQEVVIIGGSHALHHHEKLAIAVSKAMRGHSLQETKRDGRFHVHTKTYLDGAILKEEMERSADVLAAGLLEMADPSLSNKFFLRQHWMDESENSTDSVLKHKPLWASYNSKVGKDKKKKKQKKKGDLHPTYGTRVIPVFVLSLADVDPQLMMEDEGFVWTGNDVVIVLEHQSPNIPLSYVSETERRHAIPSQAQRHIVAGLASAVGGLSAPYEKASHVHERPVVNWLWAAGCHPFGPFSNTSRISQMLQDVALRNTIYARVDSALRTIRDTSEAVQSFAAEYLKTPLGEPVKGKKNKSTTELWLEKFYKKTTNLPEPFPHELVERLEKYLDNLEEQLVDLSSLLYDHRLQDAHLNSSDILQSTMFTQQYVENVLTSERERMRCCNIEFKYLMHSSQTFVYGGILLAGFFVYFIVIFFSSPPGQ is encoded by the exons ATGGAATCGAGATCGAGGTTATCGTCTATGTTATCATATGCGATATTTCTCGTTACACTCAGTGGACTCGCAACTCTCTCCGATTCTACTCAACAAGCGTTCAAAAGAGACCCCGGCCTCCCTCACTGGCACCATAGCGCATTCCTCGAAGTTCGCGACAGCGTCCGATCCGATGTTCGCCGCACGCTCCACACGCGTGCTGAG GTTCCATTTCAGGTTCCGCTCGAGGTGAATGTGGTGCTAATTGGTCTCAATGGAGATGGTGGCTATCGGTACAATGTCGATTCACAGAAATTGGAGGAGTTTCTGAGAGTTAGCTTTCCCTCTCATAGGCCTTCCTGTCTCGAGACCGAGGAGCCCCTTGATATCGAACATCATGTTGTTTATAACACATTTCCT GCAGGACAGCCAGAATTGATTGCGCTTGAGAAGGCACTGAAGGGGGTCATGGTTCCTGCTGGTTCTGCAAGAGAG CCTGATTTTGGGAGAGAGGTGCCCCTATTTGAGGTGGAAGCAACAGCTGTGGAGCCAGTATTCCAAAAgctatattcatatatatttgacATCAAAAGTGGGGGATATTCTGCTAAAGAGATGGATAGACCTGTGCCAACTGCTATATTTATTGTTAACTTCGACAAG GTCAGAATGGATCCTAGGAATAAAGAGGTTGATCTTGATAGTTTGATGTATAGCAAACTTACCCCACTGACTAATGAAGAAATGAAACAACAAGAGGGAGACTACATATATCGATATCGATACAATGGAGGAGGAGCGTCTCAAGTTTGGCTTAGCTCTGGAAG GTTTGTTGTGATTGACCTATCGGCTGGCCCTTGTACTTACGGGAAGATTGAAACTGAAGAAGGAAGTGTCAGTCCTAGAACATTGCCACGAATACGGAGTATCTTATTTCCAGGGGGTTTGGCTTCTGTCAGTAATCGTGCTACTCATGATAATTTCATGGGACATCTTGCTGCCTTGGTAGCAACCACAGTTGAGCATGTTATAGCTCCAGATGTTCG GTTTGAAACTGTTGATCTGACGACAAGGCTGCTTATACCTATTATTATCCTCCAAAACCATAACCGGTATAATATTATGGTAAAAGGTCATAATTACAGCATAGATATTGAAGCAATTGAAGCAGAG gTGAAGAAGTTGGTTCATGATGACCAAGAAGTAGTGATTATAGGGGGGTCACATGCACTGCACCATCATGAGAAGTTGGCTATTGCTGTGTCAAAAGCTATGCGTGGCCATTCCTTGCAAGAAACAAAGAGGGATGGGCGCTTCCATGTTCATACGAAGACATATCTTGATGGTGCCATTCTTAAAGAA GAGATGGAACGTTCTGCAGATGTGCTTGCTGCAGGTTTACTTGAAATGGCTGACCCATCTCTTTCAAATAAGTTTTTCCTTCGCCAG CATTGGATGGATGAATCCGAGAATTCAACTGATTCGGTTCTGAAGCATAAACCTCTATGGGCTAGTTACAACTCGAAAGTTGGCAaggataagaaaaagaaaaaacagaagaaaaaaggCGATCTGCACCCAACTTATGGAACTAGAGTTATTCCTGT CTTTGTGCTATCATTGGCTGATGTTGATCCACAACTTATGATGGAAGATGAAGGCTTTGTTTGGACTGGAAATGATGTTGTCATAGTACTTGAGCACCAAAGTCCAAATATACCGCTGAG TTATGTTTCTGAGACTGAGAGAAGGCATGCTATTCCATCACAAGCACAGCGCCATATTGTAGCAGGGCTTGCTTCTGCTGTGGGTGGTTTGAGTGCACCATATGAAAAAGCTTCTCATGTACATGAAAGACCTGTTGTGAATTGGCTCTGGGCTGCGGGTTGTCACCCGTTTGGACCATTCTCAAATACATCTCGAATTAGTCAAATGCTTCAGGATGTTGCGCTG AGAAATACGATTTATGCACGTGTAGATTCTGCTCTCAGAACCATTCGTGATACATCTGAG GCTGTCCAATCTTTTGCTGCTGAATATTTAAAAACCCCACTTGGTGAACCTGTGAAGGGAAAGAAGAACAAGTCGACTACTGAACTATGGCTGGAGAAGTTTTACAAGAAAACAACAAACCTGCCTGAACCGTTCCCGCATGAATTAGTTGAGCGATTAGAGAAATACTTGGAT AACCTTGAGGAGCAACTCGTTGATCTTTCTTCTTTGTTATATGACCATCGACTACAAGATGCACATTTGAATAGTTCAGACATCCTTCAAAGCACCATGTTTACACAGCA GTACGTTGAGAATGTTTTGACAAGCGAGAGGGAGAGAATGAGATGCTGTAATATCGAATTCAAATACCTGATGCATTCTTCCCAAACTTTCGTCTATGGAGGAATTCTTCTTGCTGGGTTCTTTGTATATTTCattgtcattttcttttcatcacCCCCCGGTCAATGA